The Capra hircus breed San Clemente chromosome 25, ASM170441v1, whole genome shotgun sequence genome has a window encoding:
- the EIF2AK1 gene encoding eukaryotic translation initiation factor 2-alpha kinase 1 isoform X2, translating to MLGGVSGAAEREAEGNAAGAVPAPPAIDFPAEGSDPKYDESDVPAELQVLKGPLQQPTFPFAVANQLLLVSLLEHLSHVHEPNPLRSRQVFKLLCQTFIKMGLLSSFTCSDEFSSLRLHHNRAITHLMRSAKERVRQGPCEDNSHIQKIRAREVAFEAQTSRYLNEFEELAVLGKGGYGRVYKVRNKLDGQYYAIKKILIKGATKTDCMKVLREVKVLAGLQHPNIVGYHTAWIEHVHVAHRQDRLSLQLPSLEVISDHKDPSAQYDVKSDESNSSSIIFAEFTSEEEQSLRKPGVEDNQNNELVNYSSSVVSRDAGDFESSLELRESDVADGSSRPIVGRRLPLQHNSDPEENFASTEESSEENLNLLGQTEVQYRLMLHIQMQLCELSLWDWIAERDGRARQSVDEAACPYVMASVATKIFQELVEGVFYIHNMGIVHRDLKPRNIFLHGPDQQVKIGDFGLACADIIQKNTDWGSANGERAPTHTSRVGTCLYASPEQLEGSEYDAKSDMYSLGVILLELFQPFGTEMERAHVLTGLRTGQIPEALSKRCPVQAKYIQHLTRKNSAQRPSAIQLLQSELFQNSGNVNLTLQMKIVEQEKEIQELRKQLSLLSQDKGVKGDMRDGGVPV from the exons ATGCTGGGGGGCGTCTCTGGGGCCGCGGAGCGCGAGGCGGAGGGCAACGCGGCGGGGGCTGTGCCCGCGCCGCCCGCCATCGACTTCCCCGCCGAGGGCTCGGACCCCAAGTATGATG AATCTGATGTTCCCGCAGAACTCCAGGTGCTGAAAGGACCCCTGCAGCAGCCCACCTTCCCTTTTGCAGTTGCCAACCAACTGTTGCTGGTTTCGCTGCTGGAGCACCTGAGCCATGTCCATGAGCCAAACCCACTTCGTTCCAGACAGGTGTTTAAAT TGCTTTGTCAGACCTTTATCAAAATGGGGCTGCTGTCGTCCTTCACCTGCAGTGATGAGTTCAGCTCGTTGCGGCTACATCACAACAGAGCCATTACGCATTTGATGAGGTCAGCTAAGGAGAGAGTTCGCCAG GGTCCTTGTGAGGATAATTCTCACATCCAGAAGATCAG AGCAAGGGAAGTAGCCTTTGAAGCACAGACTTCACGTTACTTAAACGAATTTGAAGAGCTAGCCGTCTTAGGAAAAGGTGGATACGGAAGAGTATACAAG GTCAGGAATAAATTGGATGGTCAGTactatgcaattaaaaaaatcctGATTAAGGGTGCAACTAAAACAGATTGCATGAAG GTCCTGCGGGAAGTTAAGGTGCTGGCCGGTCTTCAGCATCCTAATATCGTTGGCTATCACACGGCCTGGATAGAACATGTTCATGTGGCCCACAGGCAAG ATAGACTTTCTCTTCAGTTGCCGTCCCTGGAAGTGATCTCCGACCATAAAGACCCCAG CGCTCAATATGATGTTAAAAGTGACGAAAGTAACAGCTCATCCATTATTTTTGCCGAATTCACCTCAGAAGAAGAACAGTCCTTACGAAAACCTGGTGTTGAAGACAATCAGAATAACGAATTGGTGAACTACAGCTCCAGTGTCGTCTCCAGAGATGCTGGTGACTTCGAATCATCACTTGAGCTCCGCGAAAGTGACGTGGCTGATGGGTCTTCCAGACCCATTGTTGGGCGTCGGCTGCCGCTTCAGCATAACTCTGACCCAGAGGAGAACTTCGCATCCACTGAGGAGTCTTCTGAAGAAAACCTCAACTTGTTGGGGCAGACAGAG GTGCAGTACCGCCTGATGCTGCACATCCAGATGCAGCTGTGCGAGCTCTCGCTGTGGGACTGGATCGCGGAGCGAGACGGCCGGGCCCGGCAGAGTGTGGACGAGGCCGCCT gTCCTTATGTTATGGCCAGTGTTGCAACAAAGATTTTTCAGGAGTTGGTGGAAGGTGTGTTTTACATACATAACATGGGGATTGTACACAGAGATCTGAAG CCcagaaatattttccttcatGGCCCTGATCAGCAAGTAAAAATAGGAGACTTTGGCCTGGCCTGTGCAGACATCATCCAGAAAAACACAGACTGGGGCAGTGCAAATGGGGAGA GGGCGCCAACGCACACCTCCAGAGTGGGTACGTGTCTGTACGCTTCCCCCGAACAGCTGGAGGGATCCGAGTATGATGCCAAG TCAGACATGTATAGCTTGGGCGTGATCCTGCTGGAGCTCTTTCAGCCATTTGGGACAGAAATGGAGCGAGCACACGTTTTAACAGGTTTGAGGACCGGACAGATCCCTGAGGCCCTCAGTAAAAGGTGTCCCGTCCAAGCCAAGTACATCCAGCACTTAACCAGAAAGAACTCAGCCCAGAGGCCATCCGCCATCCAGCTGCTGCAGAGTGAGCTCTTCCAAAATTCTGGAAAT GTTAATCTGACCTTACAGATGAAGATAGTcgagcaagagaaagaaattcagGAACTAAGGAAGCAGCTAAGTCTCCTTTCTCAGGACAAAGGGGTAAAGGGTGACATGCGAGACGGGGGCGTGCCTGTCTAG
- the EIF2AK1 gene encoding eukaryotic translation initiation factor 2-alpha kinase 1 isoform X1 yields the protein MLGGVSGAAEREAEGNAAGAVPAPPAIDFPAEGSDPKYDESDVPAELQVLKGPLQQPTFPFAVANQLLLVSLLEHLSHVHEPNPLRSRQVFKLLCQTFIKMGLLSSFTCSDEFSSLRLHHNRAITHLMRSAKERVRQGPCEDNSHIQKIRAREVAFEAQTSRYLNEFEELAVLGKGGYGRVYKVRNKLDGQYYAIKKILIKGATKTDCMKVLREVKVLAGLQHPNIVGYHTAWIEHVHVAHRQADRLSLQLPSLEVISDHKDPSAQYDVKSDESNSSSIIFAEFTSEEEQSLRKPGVEDNQNNELVNYSSSVVSRDAGDFESSLELRESDVADGSSRPIVGRRLPLQHNSDPEENFASTEESSEENLNLLGQTEVQYRLMLHIQMQLCELSLWDWIAERDGRARQSVDEAACPYVMASVATKIFQELVEGVFYIHNMGIVHRDLKPRNIFLHGPDQQVKIGDFGLACADIIQKNTDWGSANGERAPTHTSRVGTCLYASPEQLEGSEYDAKSDMYSLGVILLELFQPFGTEMERAHVLTGLRTGQIPEALSKRCPVQAKYIQHLTRKNSAQRPSAIQLLQSELFQNSGNVNLTLQMKIVEQEKEIQELRKQLSLLSQDKGVKGDMRDGGVPV from the exons ATGCTGGGGGGCGTCTCTGGGGCCGCGGAGCGCGAGGCGGAGGGCAACGCGGCGGGGGCTGTGCCCGCGCCGCCCGCCATCGACTTCCCCGCCGAGGGCTCGGACCCCAAGTATGATG AATCTGATGTTCCCGCAGAACTCCAGGTGCTGAAAGGACCCCTGCAGCAGCCCACCTTCCCTTTTGCAGTTGCCAACCAACTGTTGCTGGTTTCGCTGCTGGAGCACCTGAGCCATGTCCATGAGCCAAACCCACTTCGTTCCAGACAGGTGTTTAAAT TGCTTTGTCAGACCTTTATCAAAATGGGGCTGCTGTCGTCCTTCACCTGCAGTGATGAGTTCAGCTCGTTGCGGCTACATCACAACAGAGCCATTACGCATTTGATGAGGTCAGCTAAGGAGAGAGTTCGCCAG GGTCCTTGTGAGGATAATTCTCACATCCAGAAGATCAG AGCAAGGGAAGTAGCCTTTGAAGCACAGACTTCACGTTACTTAAACGAATTTGAAGAGCTAGCCGTCTTAGGAAAAGGTGGATACGGAAGAGTATACAAG GTCAGGAATAAATTGGATGGTCAGTactatgcaattaaaaaaatcctGATTAAGGGTGCAACTAAAACAGATTGCATGAAG GTCCTGCGGGAAGTTAAGGTGCTGGCCGGTCTTCAGCATCCTAATATCGTTGGCTATCACACGGCCTGGATAGAACATGTTCATGTGGCCCACAGGCAAG cAGATAGACTTTCTCTTCAGTTGCCGTCCCTGGAAGTGATCTCCGACCATAAAGACCCCAG CGCTCAATATGATGTTAAAAGTGACGAAAGTAACAGCTCATCCATTATTTTTGCCGAATTCACCTCAGAAGAAGAACAGTCCTTACGAAAACCTGGTGTTGAAGACAATCAGAATAACGAATTGGTGAACTACAGCTCCAGTGTCGTCTCCAGAGATGCTGGTGACTTCGAATCATCACTTGAGCTCCGCGAAAGTGACGTGGCTGATGGGTCTTCCAGACCCATTGTTGGGCGTCGGCTGCCGCTTCAGCATAACTCTGACCCAGAGGAGAACTTCGCATCCACTGAGGAGTCTTCTGAAGAAAACCTCAACTTGTTGGGGCAGACAGAG GTGCAGTACCGCCTGATGCTGCACATCCAGATGCAGCTGTGCGAGCTCTCGCTGTGGGACTGGATCGCGGAGCGAGACGGCCGGGCCCGGCAGAGTGTGGACGAGGCCGCCT gTCCTTATGTTATGGCCAGTGTTGCAACAAAGATTTTTCAGGAGTTGGTGGAAGGTGTGTTTTACATACATAACATGGGGATTGTACACAGAGATCTGAAG CCcagaaatattttccttcatGGCCCTGATCAGCAAGTAAAAATAGGAGACTTTGGCCTGGCCTGTGCAGACATCATCCAGAAAAACACAGACTGGGGCAGTGCAAATGGGGAGA GGGCGCCAACGCACACCTCCAGAGTGGGTACGTGTCTGTACGCTTCCCCCGAACAGCTGGAGGGATCCGAGTATGATGCCAAG TCAGACATGTATAGCTTGGGCGTGATCCTGCTGGAGCTCTTTCAGCCATTTGGGACAGAAATGGAGCGAGCACACGTTTTAACAGGTTTGAGGACCGGACAGATCCCTGAGGCCCTCAGTAAAAGGTGTCCCGTCCAAGCCAAGTACATCCAGCACTTAACCAGAAAGAACTCAGCCCAGAGGCCATCCGCCATCCAGCTGCTGCAGAGTGAGCTCTTCCAAAATTCTGGAAAT GTTAATCTGACCTTACAGATGAAGATAGTcgagcaagagaaagaaattcagGAACTAAGGAAGCAGCTAAGTCTCCTTTCTCAGGACAAAGGGGTAAAGGGTGACATGCGAGACGGGGGCGTGCCTGTCTAG
- the ANKRD61 gene encoding ankyrin repeat domain-containing protein 61: MGNITKRGSKGRAANGPRGQEGGTAATLHVQLCEAIMRQDCAALRALLRSHPVNQPMTVPASSTGYSLANSRQFLNQETLSFPPIHLAAKYLKAQSLLCLLERGADPEVRDTQGFTTLHLMLLNWPITSTTWTKPRNKIQMMLTDIQSDAVLCLRILCAHGAQVNARVDSGHRHCPLHLATIYGTHLVLSILVQNGAQVNAQNGSSMTPLHMAADILNKEMMETLIAWGANVNCAISSTGNTALKLAVCTASSKAGRLLAAGLGCIRLLLVHGAQVNARDHDGQAAIHEACFGGREVIINLLLEFEANVNILTRNGESPIHMYLQRGSNIRDTALLARLLFRSYPLRLTDNQGNLPAGILLPEFHLLRETLLKLSQKPLSLEDICKRNVRNIYGEKHKQLLRRLLPGEMWSSVYGHHDLAQLLK, from the exons ATGGGAAACATAACCAAGAGAGGCAGCAAGGGGCGGGCAGCCAATGGGCCCAGGGGCCAGGAGGGCGGCACAGCGGCCACGCTGCACGTCCAGCTCTGCGAGGCCATCATGCGACAGGACTGCGCCGCGCTCCGGGCCCtgctgaggagccaccccgtaaACCAGCCCATGACCGTCCCGGCCAGCTCCACGGGCTATAGCCTGGCCAACTCCAGGCAGTTCCTCAACCAG GAGACGCTGTCCTTTCCCCCCATCCACCTGGCAGCCAAATACCTCAAGGCGCAGAGTCTGCTTTGCCTGCTGGAGCGCGGGGCTGACCCGGAAGTCCG GGACACACAAGGCTTCACCACCCTGCACCTGATGCTGCTGAACTGGCCCATCACCTCGACCACGTGGACGAAGCCGAGGAACAAGATCCAGATGATGCTGACGGACATCCAGAGCGACGCCGTCCTGTGCCTCCGCATCCTGTGCGCGCACGGGGCCCAGGTGAATGCTCGGGTGGACAGCGGCCACAGGCACTGCCCGCTGCACCTGGCCACCATCTACGGGACCCACTTGGTCCTGTCCATCCTGGTGCAGAACGGGGCCCAGGTCAACGCCCAGAATGGGTCCAGCATGACGCCCCTGCACATGGCTGCCGACATACTCAACAAGGAGATGATGGAAACTCTGATTGCCTGGGGGGCCAACGTCAACTGCGCCATCTCCTCCACAGGCAACACGGCCCTGAAGCTGGCGGTGTGCACCGCGTCGAGCAAGGCCGGCCGCCTCCTGGCGGCAGGCCTCGGCTGCATTCGCCTACTCCTGGTCCACGGGGCCCAGGTCAACGCCCGGGACCATGATGGTCAGGCTGCCATCCACGAGGCGTGTTTCGGAGGCAGGGAGGTGATCATCAACCTCCTGCTCGAATTTGAAGCCAACGTGAACATCTTAACAAGAAACGGGGAGTCTCCGATACACATGTACCTCCAGCGTGGCTCCAACATACGAGACACGGCCCTTCTCGCCAGGCTGCTCTTCCGCTCTTACCCTCTGAGGCTGACCGACAACCAAGGAAACCTACCTGCGGGGATCCTGCTCCCAGAATTCCACCTCCTAAGGGAAACCCTCCTAAAGCTATCTCAGAAGCCCTTATCCCTGGAAGACATCTGTAAAAGAAACGTCAGAAATATTTACGGGGAGAAGCACAAACAGCTCTTGAGGCGGCTTCTCCCTGGGGAGATGTGGAGCTCTGTCTATGGCCATCACGACTTAGCTCAGCTCCTGAAATAA